DNA from Strigops habroptila isolate Jane chromosome 2, bStrHab1.2.pri, whole genome shotgun sequence:
AGGATTTTAACCGGCTAGTGGAAATCCGGGCGGCGTGAGCGCCCAGCACAGCCCCCTACCCGCTCTTCCAGCCGGGGACCGCTGACTGCCCCGCTCCCGTCAGGCCTTGCAGGGGGGTGGCCGTCCCGGCGTGCAGCGCGCGGCGCACGGAACGCCGTTTCACGTCATCCTGTCTTCCTCTTCTTGTCGGCCGCCGCCCGCGTCGGAGCTGTTGCCATCATGAAGTAAGAGCTGTGGCGGCTCCCGGCCGCCCCATCCGGGGCCATCCGCAGCCATCTGCCGCGGAGAGGCCGCCGGAGGGCCGCGCCTTCCACCCGGGCTAACCCGCGATCTCCCCTAACTCTTCTCTCCTACGCAGGGTCGAGCTGTGCAGTTTCAGCGGGTACAAGATCTACCCTGGCCATGGGCGCCGTTATGCCCGCACCGACGGCAAGGTGAGGCCGGCAGCGGGCGGGAAGGCCGGGAGGGCGCCGCCGGGAGGAGGCAGTCGTGGTGCTGGGCGGCAGGGCCGAGCAGGAGCGGGCCATGGGAAGAGGGAGGGTGCTAGGCCTGATAGAGGGGCCGGTGCGGTGCTAGGGGAGGCGAAGGCTTCGCAGTTAGCGCGGAGCGGGGAACTTAGTGTTGCCCGGGGTGTCCTGTGGCGTTGCTGTAGCATCCGTCAATGTCTAGGTGTCACGACTGCCGTCAGACCTGGTTCGCGGGAGAACCGTGCTTGTGCTGAAGCATGGGATTTTTGAGTCGGGTTTTACGCTGTGGTTTGGGAAGGGTGTCTTCAAGTATCTGGTCTAAGGTACCAAAGTTCTGGAGGAGATGTTATTTGGACATACCACATTTAGCGCTGTTTGCTGAAGCAAACAACTGTACTTGCAAATAAGTTGGGTACAAATTATTGGGATTAAGTAGGGAGGAGAGCCCTTTCAGGCTTTCATATCTTGCACAGATGAGGGCTGTCAGAAACACAAATACACTATTCATACCTACAAAGAGAGAGTTTGGGTTTTGGATATCCTAGTGCTTGTCTTGCTGTATGTCTTGCTGTACAGAATCTCCTGGGAAATGACAGCTAAGTAAATAGACTAAATTTTCAGGTGCTCTCCTGGGAATTAGGTGTTTTGAATTGTATAGTTAATAACAAATCAGCCTGCTATTCTCGGCAAGAAAGAATTTGGTGGGGTATAGTCACTGTCTGTTCCTTAGGCCAAGTTTTGACTCACAGGTACAGGAAATACATAGTTATTTGAGGACAAACATTTGAAAGTATGatgtgaggcactggaacaggttgcccaaagaagtgataaatccctggcagtgttcaaggccaggctggacagagtcttgggcaacgtggtctagtgtgaggcgtccctgcctgtggcgggggggttggaactagttgatcttaaggtcccttccaaccctaaccattttatgattctatgtgtgaTTTGGCTATTCATGCTGTGCCTAGAAGACAGTGCAGAAGCAGATGCCAGCTTTCCTCAGGAAAACTAAGCTGCTTCAGAATGCCAAAAGACATCAGTTTgataaacagaacaaaattccAAACTTTTATTTCCCAATTAtggttaaaatatttaattgtgtaaagaaacacaaaagcatcGCTGTTGAAAAGCACCGAATCGATGAATTACTTCATCTGTTATCATAAACTGTGATGATGtctttcacagaaacaaagcGCATACGGTACTTTGCCTTCCCAGGTTTTTCAGTTCTTGAATGCAAAATGTGAGTCTGCATTCCTTTCCAAGAGAAACCCCCGCCAAATCAACTGGACTGTTCTGTACAGGCGGAAACACAAGAAAGGACAGTCAGTAAGTATACACAAGCTAATGGTGCTCTAAAGTTTCCCACCAAAAGCTTTGGTTACTGGTCTGTTAGAATAGAGGTAATGTGGTATGCTGGTCTGTAGCAGAGGCATGACCCTTATAACCAGGATGAAGACTGGCCAATAGTGGTGAAAATGGGAGTGCATTTACGTGACTTTATAATGTGCTTTATGTTTGAAAGGGAACCACTATGGCAAAAGCATTGTATATGTATTGTGTCACTTCTTCAAGGGACCACTTGGAACCACAGTAGGCTCAGTAGATCTTAACAATTGTATGAATggtgtatgtttaaaaaaaaaataatgtagtttTAGAGAAGGCAGGTAATGCTATTCAGTATGTAGACTTTCTGAAAGTTGGGACTTGTAAGCTTCCTCAATGGTAATAGCATAGAGACCTGATTAGGAGGTTAAAGGGTGGGGGAACTTTTCACATACCTTTCTTGAAAACTTCACGCTGTAACTTAGTAGGGGGTCTTTCCTATGTAGTTGTCATTGcatgaaaagataaataaggCACGTAGCATGAGGTGTATTCAGTGCTCTTGTTCTCTTGTTTAAGCTTGCACCGCAAAAGAGCATTTAGAAAGGCTTACGTATGTGTTACAAGTCAATGTTTTTACCAGTTTGTTTGGAGAAGGAAGGTTGATGCTCGATGGCTTTCACTGCTGCCCAGCACTGTGATCCCACTAGAAACAGGTGGGAAGCATCTTCCTTTCAGAAGATTCCATCAAAGTGGACTTTATCCacctgctcctctccctccccccccttatttttttctttttttttaaatatacattgcAAAGGAGAATACATTGTTCTTTTTTagctcttcatcttctttggCAAATCAAGAAATCTGTTATCTCCAAAGTAAGGAGTAAAATTCTCCTTCTGTATACAGTTTTATAATAGCTTCAATCTTAATAGTAGCTTGTTTCTGTAATTGTCTTTAGCCTTTTATTTAATATCTTGTGATACTAATTGTCTTCATCTTCTGCCATTTTAGGAAGAGATACAAAAGAAGCGCACGCGTCGTGCTGTGAAGTTTCAGAGAGCCATCACTGGTGCGTCTTTAGCTGAGATTATGGCTAAGCGAAATCAGAAGCCTGAAGTACGAAAGGCACAGAGGGAACAAGCTATTAGGTGAGAAATCACAGATAAATGGAGCTATCCCAGGCTTTTCAAAGATTATTAATGCTTTTCATACAAGAGCTATACCCTAGATGAGCTCCATGTTTTTGAACCTTTCTTATGCcttgtttgtttgattgtttggtttttaatcaaTATATGTGGAGGTAATACTGAGTAGTCTCAGCAAGAGATAGTAGCAGCAGAGAAGGGTCTCTTCTTGCCCTCTCCCTTTGTGAAAATACCACTTTTGTCACAGTTCTGCTCTCTCTCTGAAGTAGTCTCCCTAGAGGGTACTGAATGCAGAGGATAAACCTGATACAGTACATTCCTTTTTTGATCCTGGGGAGTTCTTACAGTGCTGAGACAAAGAAACGGTGACTGGCATAGATGGACGGTTGTCATCTTTTTCTGTGCATTAACAGGGCTGCAAAAGAAGCCAAGAAGGCGAAGCAGGCAACCAAGAAAACGgctgtttctgctgcaaagGTAAGATGCAATAAGTGGACAGAAATCATGAAATGGAACAGGCCGTGTTACACAACATTCTCGTGCAGCACTTAATTGGAAATGCCTGTTTGTGTTTggaagaagcatttttcatctgttttgaCCTGGAAGCACTTTGACTAAACTTTTGTACTACAGATAAACATAGCCAAACAGCTTAATAGAATGAACTTTTTTTACAGAACACGTAAatattacagcaaaaaaaacctctctgaCCATATGTCAGAGATTTTTGATAGCTAAAAACTTGTCTGGAAGTGATGTCTTCACTGTATAGTAACTTGGTAACAATATATTGATAAAAGCTAGCATCTATTTAATTATTACTTATTAATACAATATGTTGGTGTTGTACATGTTGTAGGCTTACAGTGGTATGTGTGTAACCATCTGTTAACAGGATTATAATCTGATAGATTGTAATTCTGATCTGCTCTGATTTAAATTGCCAAATTGCTGTCAAGAATCTTAAATACACAGGGACGCTTACAGGACTGCATGTAAAttgctcctttttctctttttttactaCAGGCTCCTACAAAGGCAGCACCTAAGCAGAAGATTGTGAAACCAGTCAAGGTTTCTGCTCCCCGTGTTGGTGGAAAGCGCTAATTTGCCAAACTGTTAGTCGTGCTGAATAAATATCTGACTAACGTTCATAACTTGTGCCATGTTCTCTTCAACTGTGTGAGATATACTGAAGAGAATTCATGTGTGAAATAACCATGTCTGGTTTTGCAGACTGGAAGACGTTGCCATAAAACACCTGGGTTTCTTAGACAATCTGTTGTACTAGCACACATTTCCTAAGTCTTTAATGAATAACTCAGGTGGCAGGGAAGCTAGAGCTGATGTATGAGAAGCTGTTCTTGCCTAAAGGACAAAATGGCACATAAGTACAAGTTAATCTACATCTATGACAAATGGCATAAGAAGTGGTTTCTAAGCTCAGAGATACCAACTAAAGGGGATGTGAAGCAGTACCATTTGTGACTTGGAAAGGCTAACACACTTCTTGCGTTTTGAAACACACGTAGCAAGATGTTGTGGAGGGTTGGAGAAGGAATAGATTGAAAAAAGGGAATTGGTGGTTTCACAGACTGCACAGCTGTCAAGTGCAAAGGTTCAGATGCACCTCCTGGGTCAGGAAGTAACAAAATGGTGGATTGCTAGAAGCTGTTGTCAGGAAAATGACATCTGTGAAGGTTGAATGAGCTTCAAATGCAGCTGATGGTATACAATTACTTCAGGCCTATTTAGGCTCATATTTAACTTTGTGAATGCAGATAGCCTTAGTAATTCCCCACCCCTCAAGGGAGTGGCCATTTCTTAGGTTTTTCACATGAAGTATGTATCTCTGCTTTAGCACTTACACTACTTAGTGTGCCCAAACTTTGCTGTAGTTTTGAGGGACAGTAATTGCTGTGGCACAGCAATGGCCTCCGACCTACTGaacacacaggagaaaacaacccacctcttttttttttttttttttttggatcaGCTACTTCTCAGTTTATTCATGCATATCTTAGTGCATCTTGGCTTTAAAGAGCTTTAAGGGCTTGCTTTGTTATCTTCCTACAGTAGTCAAGAAAGGAGCCGACTGATTCATAGTTTTGCTTCCTGTAGTTCCTTTGGGCTTCAAAAACACAATGGCTGTAATGGGCACTTAGGGTTATGGGTTATATTTTGAGTTATATGATACTTTGGTTTAGGTTTATTAGTAAAATAGACCTGGGCCCGGATGAAGGTTGCAACCCATTTAAAATGGACCGAGTTTGATTACATTAGTGGCATTTGCACAATTATCTTCCAATTatgctttttgctgtttaaaaaaaaaaaaggagctacTCAGGTTCAGAATTAAATTGAAGGCTTTTAAACTTGAAACTGGAggtggagaaaagggaaggaaaattgCTCATTGTTATAgggaaatggatttttaataaatactttttaataatttaaaactgaaggctgaaaacactgaaagttACCTATGCTGGTGACAATTATATAAAATCCTGATTGTAGCAGTGTCTTGTATAAAACACACGGTACATGGCATGCATGCTTGTGAaagttttcagttaaaaagCTGAAAGGGAAGATGAGTTTTTACAAACAATCTTCTTGAAATAGCATTAATGATATATAGGAATTGTCAGCTGTGACAGATTAGTAAGTCAGTGTATGTTAATGCTTTGAGATTTGCAGGCTTTGGCTGCCTGGTGTTACTGCATAGAAATACTCTTAAGATTACTCTTCCTTGCTCTTTATTCGTGAGTTCTGACTGATATGGTGAGACACAGTAAAGAATAACAGTCCATCAGGTTAGTCCTCTCACAAGCTATGAGGCAGGCTCTTCAGAGCAGGGTGTTAACGTTGGCTGCCTGGTGTAACTGCACGTTGTTCAGCTCAAACGCAGGCGTAATGCTATGAATTcacactgaaattaataaagTCCTTGTGTTTACCTAATGCAAGGCAATTGATCCcctaattaaatatttatcacaAAAAATGGAACAGTTAAATTTTTCATAGATGCACATAATAATTAAAGTTGCAAAAGATCTCCAGAGTTCACCTAGTGCAACTCCTTCCTCAAAGTATGTCTACTCAGATCAGGTCGCTCAGCTGAGTATCCAGCTGAGCCATGAACAACTCCAAAGACAGAGGTTCCACAACCTCTtagggcaacctgttctagtaTTTGACAACCACCACAATTTAAGAGCAAAGATAAAACCCCCTTAATTTCACATGTTCTAACCTGTGCCTGTTGCCAACAGCTATGTAACTGTGATAAGAGTTTGCCTCCACCATCTCTGTAACCTCTGGTGACGTAGCTGTGGACAGCAGCAAGGTCCTCACAAAACCTTCCGTTTTTAAGGCTGAAGAGGCCTGTCTCTCAGTCTCACTTCATCCCTCATGCTCTCATCCCTGACAGCTTTTGTGGCCTTCTGCTGGACTCCTCCATCCAGTCAGTACCTTTGTATTTAAGGGGGGACTGCAGTACTCCAGATACCGTCTTGCAAGTACTAAGCACAGTGGAAAGGTTGCTGCTGACTATGCTCCTGCCTGGGTGCAGGCATCCTGCGACTCGTGTCTAGTTACGggtgtaaaataaaatcaggtcGGAATTCGGACAGGGAAAAACAGCAGCTGATGTTcgaaagattttctttcttccattttacaaATCAAAAAAGAGCACATTCAACGCACTGAGATGTACTGTTGTGCCACTCGGCCACACCGGTGTGGCTGTTACCGGTTGTGCTGCTCCTGAGAGAAGTTCTCATGCTACAATGTGAAGTCACACTTCTAATTTTCTCGTATCTCCTACTTCCGACGCGATCTTGAAGTGAGGCTGCTTGTTTCGGAGCTAGCGCTGTAAAGGTATTAACAGCTCTGCCTCTTCCTGCCATGGCCGTACCCGCCCTCACAGGCTTTGCCCGGCTCTAAGATGGCCGCCCATAGCCATCCGCTCGGCCTCTCCTTTGCCCGGTCCCAAGATGGCGGCTTCGTTCTCCCTAccagctgctccttcccttAGCACCCGCCCCTTCCCATACTCGCGGGATTCTGACCTCACTTCCTCTTGTGCAGCAGCCATTTTGTCTTTccgttgctgctgctgcccgaGCTTCTCGCTCCCACCCGCCGCCGCTGGCTGCGAAACTCCAGTTCCCCCCCGGGCCCGGCTCCCGCCGGACCGGCCTCCCCGCGCCTGGGCGAGGGGCCGGCGGAGGCGCGGGACGCCCCGATCCTCCGTCCCCCGGCAGCGCATGCTCTCCCCTGCCTCGGAAGACGCCTCCGCAGCCCCACGGAACCCCCGGCGAGCGCCGGCGCCTCTCCCCCTCCGCGGGCCCGCCGCATGTGACTGACCCGGGCGCGCCCCGTCCCGCGCGGAGACGCTGCCCCGCAGCCACCTCTGCCCCGGGGGCGAGAGCCTGACCCTCCGATCACCTGCCGAGAGCGCCGTACCCTTGCCCGGCGGCCAGGGGGGAAACCCGGCGCGGAGACTGCCCCTTTCACCCCCCCgttcccctctccccctgccccgcCATGTCCAGCGAGGAGAGCTACCTGGCCATCCTGCGGTACCTGACCAACGAGCGGGAGCCCTACGCGCCGGGCACGGAGGGCAACGCCAAGCGCAAGATCCGTAAGGCGGCCGCCTGCTACGTGGTGCGCGGCGGGACCTTGTACTACCAGCGGCGGCAGCGGGACCAGCAGCGCTTCGCTGAGCTCGAGGTGGTGCTGCAGGCCGAGCGCCGTGCCCGCCTCATCCGCGCCGCGCACCTGGCCCCTGACGGCGCCCACCGCACCCGCCTGCAGACCTGGCAGGGGCTCTCGCAGAAGTACTGGTGGCGAGGTgagcggcggggagcgggcgggcggcgcggggggagCCCAGCAGAGGTCGGGAGAGGCGGCTGGTGAAGCCGGGGTTGCTGGGCGCCGGGCTTGCGAAAAGGATGGGTGCGTGCGCTCCCTAGGGAAAGCAGGAGGGGACTGTCGCTGTTTGACTGACTGGTGCCTTGAAACACCCCGTGGTCTGTAGGCTGCGACTGCGAGTCTCTCCTTAACAGGCAGGCCTCGCCTTGCCGTGTGAGTTACACCTTGGTCAGCACATTGTCCTGTGGCTTCTTATTTAGCAATGGTGTTTTGAGTATATGGAAGCACGGAGCATGGTTGTCCCCATCCAAGTGTTGCGGCCAGCCTGCTTAAGGTGACGATTTCTCAGCTTGTGTGCATCTTGTAGAGCGATAATCCATTCCATGTGACCTAGTTCATTCAGCTTTTAACCTCGTAATACCTTTTCCCACTACCACGTGGATGCTGTTCACGTTTAAATAGCAGGGCAGCCAGTGGTGATTTGTAGCCCTGGCACTTATTatatttgtctctttcttcCAATGAGAATCTGAAAAGACAAGACTAATTCTCAGTTGGTTCCTGAGTGATGTCATAGCTGTTAGAAATGGTAGTGTATGAACAGCAACAATTCCCAATCGGGGCCTTCTTTTGGTTGAGCCAATGACTTGGTACCTGTATTCTCTTTGGATTTGGTGTTCTGCTTTTAGTCTTGTGTATCCATTAAACAAATATCCTGCTTTTCAGTTGCTCAGAGTGCAGTTTCTGTTTGTACTGCTTTtcttgttctgcctttttttctttttccatccaTCAGTCAGCAAGTCTGTCATTTCAGCTTTAGTTTTCCCTATCTTAATTTGGAAGCTTTTTGGTCTAGCCTATCCTTCCAGTAGAGATCTCACTGACCTGAAAATCTTTGATGTGAAAAAGAATTTGGTGTCTGAAAGACATCCATTCAGAATGGTGGCCTCCTTACTTTTATCTGGGTTCTTACTGTCTGCCTAGTATTAGACTGTTCTAGCATCTACTGTTATCCTGTGCTGGAAAGTTCCTTAATGGACTTGAGTATATCTTTTCATCAGAAGAGGGCATTCTATATCCTATATTCTTCATCTTGTGATCTTATTGCTTACCTTTATTTGCACAACAATAAGAGACAATAAGTCTCTTATTTCTCTTGCACTAAGAATACTAAAATTCATGCCCTGCTGTCAGTTCAAGCGTTACATTTCTTACCTGTCTCTTCTATGAAACACTGATTTGTCCTGCTGTTATAATACTCTTCTGCTGCTAGTGGACAGCAGCTTTGACCCAGTTATCATTCTGAGATGGGTGCCAGTCTGTTGTGTCTGTCTGCTCTGTAACTGGGAAGCAATGGGCTGGAGTGTGACCCAGTGGCCAGGAAGGGTGTTAGATACATGATCAGAAGACCAGAGATCTTCTGTCCTGAGAACTAGTCCCGGtttcagataaaaatcaaagaaacatgAAGTGTTTGAAATGGGCATGAATGTCTCTTGGGTTGGAGAGATACGTATGTAACGGTAGTGAATCTCATGCTCTGAAAAGGTGTGAGCAGGGCAAGTCTAACTCTGTATATCAGCCAAGTTTTAGAGCTATGCTAGATTTTGAACTACAGAGACACGGCTGTTGTTATGTATGCTTTTATATTATCctagtgaagaaaatgaatttggaTTGGAAGCCATACACTAGAAATGCCTTGGTACCTAGAAGAGGACCCTGAGCTTAGGAACTATTGAGTACCTAAAATTACTTAGTTACTCCAGTTAAAGTACTGgtgggaaattaatttatttaaatcctGAAATTATGAGTAATTGATTGACATTGGTGTTAATGAGTATAATTGCATATAACACGGTTCTAATTTTACAAAAGCCCTTAGGTGAGCTTTCCAATTCTTGTTCCTTTCAGTAAGGACAAGCTGAGATCCACTTGTGTGAGCTAAATGCAGGGCTAGGCTACAGCTTTCATTGCCTTGGGATTCTTAGGGTGAatgtataaatacaaatattttttgtagCCTTAAAAATCTTTGTAAGAGGGTCTGCTTGATATAGTGATGTTTTAAATGTTCTATCTCAAACTGATGATGGATTACAGTAGTGACATGCAATAGCTTACAATGGTGTGAGAGAAGCAGAACTGGTAAGaaatcagagaaggaaaagtatAGATGGCTGATTTGGTTTTTCTCAGTAAGTGCGTAGTATTGTTTTGCTAATCACATATTTAATTATATGTTTAAGGTAAATTGAATGAACATCAAAAGCCTCATTAAGATCCATTAATTTTTCTTAGGTATTCTTAAGCAGGTTAAAGATTACATTAAAGAATGCAGCAAGTGCCAGGAAAAGCTAGATCGCTCTAGATCTCTGTCAGATCCTTCTGAAATGCTGGAGGAACTAGGACTGGATGCAAAATCTCATGAAGACAGTAATGAAACAGATGATGAATCGAGTAATGCGGCATCAATCCCAGCTGCATCCCCAAAGTCTGTGAAGAAGAAGCCAATAGCAAAGCATGAACTTGTATTTGTAAGTACCATTGTTTACATCTGAATGTATGTAAGGTGGTTGTTAATGCATTCCTAGTCACATACTTATTTTCCATTGTTGTGATAATCTTGTAATAATAAGATGACATAAATTTTGCCAGAGATACTCGATATGTGGAAACAGGTCACTGATATATTAGTTACAGTATGTcatctttggaaaataaaatcagtctgACTCCTGTTT
Protein-coding regions in this window:
- the RPL24 gene encoding 60S ribosomal protein L24, with product MKVELCSFSGYKIYPGHGRRYARTDGKVFQFLNAKCESAFLSKRNPRQINWTVLYRRKHKKGQSEEIQKKRTRRAVKFQRAITGASLAEIMAKRNQKPEVRKAQREQAIRAAKEAKKAKQATKKTAVSAAKAPTKAAPKQKIVKPVKVSAPRVGGKR